A window from Methanobrevibacter sp. encodes these proteins:
- a CDS encoding cysteine desulfurase family protein → MYLDNSATTQVSKEVFEEMKPYFTEEFGNPSTLYGIGRESKKALNLARQRVADAINAKPDEIIFTSGGSESDNLAIKGIAFKLAKKGRHIITTGIEHPAVVETLKFLESFDFKITYLPVYENGIIKVEDLMEAITDETILITVMHGNNEIGTIQPIEEIGKIARERGIKFHCDAVQTFGKIEVDVEKLNVDLLSLSSHKINGPKGVGALYIKKGTPIEPLIHGGGQERGLRSGTENVSGIVGFGKACELANNQLEEHYEKLIAIRDDLIDKVLTTIPESYLNGDVEKRLPNLVNFRFKAIEGESLILLLDAEGYQTSTGSACSSNKLMASPVLTALGLNPVDVHGSLRISLAPESDNFDVDEFVNAVAKAVERLREMSPLWNQKIDYEDVMCKKHKNACGRC, encoded by the coding sequence ATGTATTTAGATAACTCAGCAACAACACAGGTTAGTAAAGAAGTTTTTGAAGAAATGAAACCCTATTTCACAGAGGAGTTTGGAAATCCTTCCACTCTTTATGGCATAGGTCGCGAGTCTAAAAAAGCATTAAATCTTGCTCGTCAGAGAGTAGCTGACGCAATTAATGCTAAACCGGATGAAATTATTTTCACAAGCGGAGGATCGGAATCTGATAACCTGGCCATTAAGGGTATTGCTTTTAAATTAGCTAAAAAAGGCAGACATATAATCACTACTGGCATTGAACATCCTGCAGTTGTTGAGACATTGAAATTTTTAGAATCATTTGATTTTAAAATTACTTATTTGCCGGTATATGAAAATGGAATTATTAAGGTTGAAGATTTAATGGAAGCAATAACTGATGAAACAATTTTAATTACTGTTATGCACGGCAATAATGAAATAGGCACTATTCAGCCAATTGAAGAAATCGGGAAAATTGCACGTGAAAGAGGCATTAAATTCCACTGTGATGCTGTTCAAACTTTCGGCAAAATTGAAGTGGATGTTGAGAAATTGAATGTGGATTTGCTGTCTTTATCTTCACATAAAATTAATGGTCCGAAAGGTGTTGGAGCATTGTATATTAAAAAAGGAACTCCGATTGAACCTTTGATTCATGGTGGAGGTCAGGAAAGGGGACTTAGGTCAGGTACTGAAAATGTTTCAGGAATTGTTGGTTTTGGAAAAGCATGCGAATTAGCAAACAATCAACTTGAGGAACACTATGAAAAGTTAATAGCCATTAGAGATGATCTGATTGATAAAGTGCTAACTACAATCCCTGAATCTTATCTAAATGGGGATGTTGAAAAAAGATTGCCTAATTTAGTCAATTTCAGATTTAAAGCAATTGAAGGTGAATCTTTAATTTTGCTGCTTGATGCGGAAGGTTATCAAACTTCAACTGGATCTGCCTGTTCTTCTAATAAGTTAATGGCATCTCCGGTTTTAACAGCATTGGGATTGAATCCTGTTGATGTGCACGGGTCACTTAGGATTTCCCTTGCTCCTGAAAGTGATAATTTTGATGTTGATGAATTTGTAAATGCGGTTGCAAAAGCAGTTGAAAGATTAAGGGAAATGTCCCCTTTATGGAATCAGAAAATTGATTATGAAGATGTAATGTGTAAAAAACATAAAAATGCATGTGGGAGATGTTGA
- the nifU gene encoding Fe-S cluster assembly scaffold protein NifU, whose translation MDYSEKVMDHFTNPRNCRKMEDADGVGTVGNPTCGDLMTIYIKVEDDVIQDISFQTFGCGAAIATSSMITEIAIGKTLDEAYKISRNDVANNLDGLPPVKMHCSNLAADGLQAAIENYYENYQ comes from the coding sequence ATGGATTATTCAGAAAAAGTGATGGATCATTTTACAAATCCAAGAAACTGTAGAAAAATGGAAGATGCAGACGGTGTGGGAACTGTGGGAAACCCAACCTGTGGTGACTTAATGACAATTTATATCAAGGTGGAGGATGATGTAATTCAGGATATCTCATTTCAAACCTTCGGATGCGGAGCAGCAATTGCAACCAGCAGTATGATTACTGAAATTGCTATTGGAAAAACTCTAGATGAGGCATATAAAATCTCAAGAAATGATGTTGCAAACAATCTGGATGGTCTTCCACCAGTTAAAATGCATTGTTCAAATCTTGCTGCAGACGGTCTTCAGGCAGCCATTGAAAATTATTATGAAAACTATCAATAA
- a CDS encoding desulfoferrodoxin family protein — protein MANFIKCEVCGSILGMFVKGEGEVCSPDLIKIPVQTEGDKAPKHKPVLETDGDNVTVKVGEVAHPMDDDHFIQFLVVEAGSEQYAKSFKPGDVAEATFTIGADKIADGVVAYAFCNLHGLWSSE, from the coding sequence ATGGCAAATTTTATAAAATGTGAAGTATGCGGAAGTATTTTAGGAATGTTTGTTAAAGGAGAAGGTGAAGTCTGCAGTCCGGATCTCATTAAAATCCCTGTTCAAACCGAAGGAGACAAAGCTCCTAAACACAAACCAGTTTTAGAAACTGACGGAGATAATGTAACTGTAAAAGTCGGTGAAGTTGCCCATCCAATGGATGATGACCATTTCATTCAATTTTTAGTTGTTGAAGCCGGCTCAGAACAATACGCAAAATCCTTCAAACCAGGAGATGTTGCAGAGGCGACCTTCACTATCGGCGCAGACAAAATTGCTGATGGTGTCGTGGCATATGCATTCTGTAATTTGCATGGACTCTGGTCCAGCGAATAA
- a CDS encoding DHH family phosphoesterase, giving the protein MKTKCPKCKGIGSIVVDYKECDACGGTGFEEDAFNVGSHFKGITSNAKAKFDLGGEEDIPCEACNGKGQVEVYQECPHCHGTGQINVCRDCGKSIGNQHDLCASCEEKRKLEKTKHDEFEARRNAARDVYVLDSICEMRDMDKDKLYKGRITRTEKYGAFVSLNNNVWGLMRGDVSEYNVGDDVIVFITSIKSRERKIDLAPAHVENYNIKKLTKSFPRTLIDKLEENKGRMVRIDGEVQQIQQTSGPTIFIIRDESATAEIAAFDKAGERSYAEIELGDFVQVVGEVNEHGGKTQIESSSMVKLDAKNANKLHNLIDDALNKKAEPKHVDFLVKSDVLNRLKPKMREAARRIRRAILDGRTILIRHHNDADGICSGVAMEKAVIPLIEEINPSNDAQYYYFKRSPSKAPFYELEDVVKDLSFALEDQERHGQKLPLIVLLDNGSTEEDIVALMQAKIYDIEVVVIDHHSPGELLTKEVKDGEIFGATVAVDEYVDCHVNPYLVGGDSQLTAGAISAEVAHLINPDVKDQIKHLPAVAALGDRADCGEVCQYLEIANEKGFTKDHLAKIAECVDFEAYFLRFMNGRGIMDTILAVDNLDKHEKMIEALYKEYQKRVDTQLKAALPNIKRTKFDNGIYFNIIDVEKYAHKFTFPAPGKTCGFVHDKVINELGIDKPIVTLGHGPDFGVFRATDAVNEQYGFNVNEIVSEMMEKVPQAGIDGGGHECAGSIKYIEGLGQEVLYKVVEEIQSLSKK; this is encoded by the coding sequence TTGAAAACTAAATGTCCAAAATGTAAAGGAATAGGTTCAATAGTTGTGGACTATAAGGAATGTGATGCCTGTGGAGGAACAGGCTTTGAAGAAGATGCTTTTAATGTAGGCAGCCATTTTAAAGGCATCACAAGCAATGCAAAAGCAAAATTTGACTTAGGTGGGGAAGAAGATATTCCATGTGAAGCATGTAATGGAAAGGGTCAGGTTGAAGTTTATCAGGAATGTCCTCACTGTCATGGAACCGGTCAGATTAATGTTTGCAGAGATTGCGGCAAATCAATCGGCAATCAGCATGATTTATGTGCCAGTTGTGAAGAAAAAAGGAAACTGGAGAAAACTAAACATGATGAATTTGAAGCCCGTAGAAATGCGGCCAGGGATGTTTATGTCTTGGATTCCATATGTGAAATGAGGGATATGGATAAGGATAAATTATACAAGGGAAGAATTACCCGAACTGAAAAATACGGCGCTTTTGTCAGCTTGAATAATAATGTTTGGGGACTTATGAGAGGTGACGTATCAGAGTATAATGTCGGTGATGATGTAATTGTATTTATTACATCCATTAAATCTCGAGAGAGAAAAATTGATTTGGCGCCGGCTCATGTTGAAAATTACAATATTAAAAAATTAACTAAGTCATTCCCAAGAACTTTAATCGATAAACTTGAAGAGAATAAAGGTCGTATGGTTAGAATAGACGGTGAGGTCCAACAAATTCAGCAAACTTCAGGGCCTACCATTTTCATTATCCGTGATGAGAGCGCTACCGCTGAAATTGCTGCATTCGATAAGGCTGGTGAGAGGTCATATGCAGAAATCGAACTTGGCGATTTTGTACAGGTTGTAGGGGAAGTCAATGAACATGGCGGAAAAACACAAATTGAATCATCTTCAATGGTAAAACTTGATGCGAAAAATGCCAATAAGTTACATAATTTAATCGACGATGCATTAAACAAGAAGGCCGAACCGAAACATGTCGATTTCTTAGTCAAAAGTGATGTTTTAAACAGACTTAAACCGAAGATGAGGGAAGCGGCCAGAAGAATTAGAAGGGCAATACTTGATGGCAGAACAATTTTAATAAGGCACCACAATGATGCTGACGGTATTTGTTCTGGTGTTGCAATGGAAAAAGCTGTCATTCCGTTGATAGAAGAAATAAATCCGAGCAATGATGCTCAATATTATTATTTCAAAAGATCTCCAAGTAAGGCACCATTTTACGAACTTGAGGATGTTGTTAAAGATTTGTCTTTTGCCCTTGAAGACCAGGAAAGGCATGGTCAAAAGTTACCGTTAATAGTTCTTTTAGACAACGGATCAACTGAAGAGGATATTGTTGCCTTAATGCAGGCTAAAATCTATGATATTGAAGTTGTGGTTATTGACCACCACTCTCCAGGTGAACTATTAACTAAGGAGGTTAAGGACGGGGAAATATTTGGCGCTACAGTTGCAGTAGATGAATATGTGGACTGTCATGTAAATCCGTATTTGGTTGGCGGAGATTCACAATTAACTGCAGGAGCCATATCAGCAGAAGTTGCCCATTTAATTAATCCCGACGTTAAAGATCAGATTAAACATTTGCCTGCTGTTGCTGCATTAGGTGATAGGGCTGACTGTGGTGAGGTCTGTCAGTATTTGGAAATAGCCAATGAAAAAGGATTTACTAAAGATCACCTGGCTAAAATTGCGGAATGTGTTGATTTTGAAGCATATTTCCTAAGATTTATGAATGGTAGGGGAATAATGGACACTATTTTGGCTGTTGATAATCTTGATAAGCATGAAAAAATGATTGAGGCATTATATAAAGAATATCAAAAAAGGGTTGATACTCAACTTAAAGCAGCTCTTCCAAATATTAAGAGAACCAAGTTTGATAACGGAATATACTTTAATATTATCGATGTTGAAAAATACGCACACAAGTTTACATTCCCTGCTCCAGGTAAAACTTGCGGATTTGTCCATGACAAAGTAATAAATGAATTGGGTATTGATAAACCTATTGTAACATTAGGCCATGGTCCTGATTTCGGAGTATTTAGAGCTACTGATGCAGTTAATGAACAATACGGGTTCAATGTCAATGAAATTGTATCTGAAATGATGGAAAAGGTGCCTCAGGCAGGTATTGATGGTGGAGGCCATGAGTGTGCAGGTTCTATTAAATACATTGAAGGGTTAGGACAAGAGGTTTTATATAAAGTAGTCGAAGAAATCCAATCTTTATCTAAAAAATAA
- a CDS encoding zinc ribbon domain-containing protein, translating into MTLGNYCKKCGHRILPNNIYCPGCGFKTGYYETEESTVFAPPIHNIGFFNFPIDFSPFILSGRRDFQYEICRCGYLNDVNNEFCYMCGAKRTPSKLAKILKKKSKPKFNLDSVLCECGAVNSKEDLFCEMCGKQLQEEETFEDNNNYSNFNIMYKDSVFCFCGEENEKSTQFCKNCGLPLINYSQLNDVMLLCACSTLNDVNSSFCIECGENLTKENSLIVCVCGQKNPMNFKFCQNCERPLNPQRIIKSKIVCSCGEILDWNTEFCSNCGKNIKNMIKIRRSTIKIVKSLKSKFR; encoded by the coding sequence ATGACTTTAGGAAATTACTGTAAAAAATGCGGCCACAGAATTCTTCCAAATAACATATATTGTCCCGGTTGTGGTTTTAAAACTGGATATTATGAAACAGAAGAGTCTACTGTATTTGCACCTCCAATACACAATATTGGCTTTTTTAATTTTCCTATTGACTTTTCTCCATTTATTTTAAGCGGCCGTCGCGATTTTCAATATGAAATCTGCCGTTGCGGATACCTAAATGATGTTAATAATGAATTTTGCTATATGTGCGGAGCAAAAAGAACTCCCAGTAAACTGGCTAAAATTTTAAAAAAGAAATCTAAGCCAAAATTTAATTTGGATAGTGTTTTATGTGAATGCGGTGCAGTTAATTCTAAAGAAGATTTATTTTGTGAAATGTGTGGCAAACAGCTTCAAGAAGAGGAGACATTTGAGGATAACAATAACTACAGTAATTTCAATATAATGTATAAAGATTCTGTTTTTTGCTTTTGCGGAGAGGAAAACGAAAAATCCACACAATTTTGTAAAAATTGCGGTTTGCCCCTTATTAATTATTCCCAACTAAATGATGTCATGTTGTTATGTGCTTGTTCCACTTTAAATGATGTTAATTCTTCTTTCTGTATAGAGTGTGGAGAAAATTTAACAAAAGAAAATTCCCTTATTGTTTGTGTTTGTGGTCAGAAGAATCCAATGAATTTTAAATTCTGTCAGAATTGCGAAAGGCCATTAAATCCCCAAAGAATAATTAAATCAAAAATTGTTTGTTCATGTGGTGAAATTCTTGACTGGAATACTGAATTTTGCTCTAACTGCGGTAAAAATATTAAAAACATGATAAAGATTAGGAGATCCACTATTAAGATAGTAAAAAGCCTTAAAAGCAAGTTTAGGTAG
- a CDS encoding zinc ribbon domain-containing protein, with protein MKICDVCGTFNFKENNYCTHCGNCFIDEHICPYCGSVNLDYADKCIKCDKQINPIYISDFDVLFSEFNEELLSNASISDEKYNELLSDIFIRANFTEIYDDTIKNKILKLASIFTPCEPKSRGYERGFIFLGNRIYYDDRLDESIQIATIVHELAHYLLFTIIESLLCDIFKVRTSSTLQSFIWYFLTLPEFKIMNEYCAHTVEGRFIPFGYQNYGSFNSLVENTSLDDESVRTMMVFGNSFANEIIVYLERYIGHDLRHEIKLQYKMDLNEPNYDSIFAETNDCLPLNVKNSMLIKILYDIFKETSKPETRMELESIKEGIDIS; from the coding sequence TTGAAAATTTGTGATGTTTGCGGAACTTTTAACTTTAAAGAAAATAATTATTGCACCCATTGCGGTAATTGCTTTATTGATGAGCATATCTGTCCTTATTGCGGGTCAGTTAATTTGGATTATGCAGACAAGTGTATTAAATGCGATAAACAGATAAATCCGATTTATATCAGTGATTTTGATGTGTTGTTTAGTGAATTTAATGAAGAATTATTATCTAATGCCAGTATAAGTGATGAGAAATACAATGAGTTGTTATCGGATATTTTTATAAGGGCCAATTTTACAGAAATCTATGACGATACAATAAAAAATAAAATTTTAAAGCTGGCCAGTATTTTTACTCCATGCGAGCCTAAATCAAGGGGATATGAGCGGGGATTCATATTTTTAGGTAATCGAATTTATTATGATGATAGATTGGATGAATCAATTCAAATAGCAACTATTGTTCATGAATTGGCTCATTATCTTTTATTTACTATAATAGAGTCTTTACTGTGTGATATATTTAAAGTCAGAACCTCATCAACATTGCAAAGCTTTATATGGTATTTTTTAACTCTTCCCGAGTTTAAAATCATGAATGAATACTGTGCACACACTGTTGAAGGCAGATTCATCCCATTCGGATATCAGAATTACGGATCATTTAATTCATTAGTTGAAAATACTTCTTTGGATGATGAATCTGTTAGAACTATGATGGTGTTTGGAAATTCATTTGCTAATGAAATTATTGTCTATCTTGAAAGATATATTGGACATGATTTAAGGCATGAAATAAAATTACAGTATAAAATGGACTTAAATGAACCAAATTATGATTCGATATTTGCAGAGACAAATGATTGTCTTCCGTTAAATGTTAAAAATAGTATGCTAATAAAAATTTTGTATGATATTTTTAAAGAAACATCAAAACCGGAGACCCGTATGGAATTGGAAAGTATTAAGGAAGGAATTGACATTTCCTAA
- a CDS encoding transcriptional regulator, with product MSKQNDELLKLTSYVQISKYREKTLKSIGDEVKIPTNIAKDSGIRTNHISKVLSELKSKEIVECINEEARKGRLYRLTDTGKDVLKNIEIKEKKY from the coding sequence ATGTCAAAACAAAATGATGAACTCTTAAAGTTAACTTCCTATGTTCAGATTTCCAAATATAGAGAAAAAACATTAAAGTCTATTGGAGATGAAGTTAAAATTCCAACCAACATTGCAAAAGATAGTGGTATTAGAACTAATCATATTTCAAAAGTTTTAAGTGAATTGAAGAGTAAAGAAATTGTTGAGTGTATCAATGAAGAAGCCCGTAAAGGAAGGTTATACAGATTAACCGATACCGGAAAAGATGTATTGAAAAACATCGAAATCAAAGAAAAAAAATATTAG
- a CDS encoding zinc ribbon domain-containing protein, whose amino-acid sequence MECDNCGFKNKSNARYCTKCGSPLNEVEAYDSNTASKSNSKIIIISLIVIIFILLGCIGFFALNNNTNTQEVPKNAVIQEDSSQNINQNNDLESASISSKQAVESKSWKSIGKFSGSGSGFETVSVPEGKIMVKLSAYPIKNYATNHLYVSGSNGESGGVDWNSKSAVKTKSDSFTYTSSSPVEFTIDYDETVSWNVEFFKYQ is encoded by the coding sequence ATGGAATGTGACAATTGCGGTTTTAAAAATAAAAGTAACGCTAGATACTGCACAAAATGCGGAAGTCCTCTAAATGAGGTTGAAGCATATGATTCAAATACTGCTTCTAAAAGCAACTCTAAGATTATAATAATATCTTTAATTGTTATTATTTTTATTCTTCTTGGGTGCATTGGATTTTTTGCTTTAAATAATAATACAAATACCCAGGAAGTTCCAAAAAATGCTGTTATACAAGAGGATTCATCACAAAATATAAATCAGAATAATGATTTGGAATCTGCATCTATTTCATCAAAACAGGCAGTTGAATCAAAATCATGGAAGTCAATCGGTAAATTTTCAGGATCAGGTTCAGGATTTGAGACAGTTTCTGTTCCTGAAGGAAAAATAATGGTGAAACTTTCAGCTTATCCGATTAAAAATTATGCAACTAATCATTTGTATGTTTCAGGGTCCAATGGCGAGTCTGGCGGTGTTGACTGGAACTCAAAAAGCGCTGTTAAAACAAAATCAGATTCATTTACCTACACTTCATCTTCACCGGTGGAATTTACCATTGATTATGATGAGACTGTAAGTTGGAATGTTGAATTCTTCAAATATCAATAA